The following proteins are co-located in the Pyrococcus abyssi GE5 genome:
- a CDS encoding DNA polymerase: MIIDADYITEDGKPIIRIFKKEKGEFKVEYDRTFRPYIYALLKDDSAIDEVKKITAERHGKIVRITEVEKVQKKFLGRPIEVWKLYLEHPQDVPAIREKIREHPAVVDIFEYDIPFAKRYLIDKGLTPMEGNEELTFLAVDIETLYHEGEEFGKGPIIMISYADEEGAKVITWKSIDLPYVEVVSSEREMIKRLVKVIREKDPDVIITYNGDNFDFPYLLKRAEKLGIKLPLGRDNSEPKMQRMGDSLAVEIKGRIHFDLFPVIRRTINLPTYTLEAVYEAIFGKSKEKVYAHEIAEAWETGKGLERVAKYSMEDAKVTFELGKEFFPMEAQLARLVGQPVWDVSRSSTGNLVEWFLLRKAYERNELAPNKPDEREYERRLRESYEGGYVKEPEKGLWEGIVSLDFRSLYPSIIITHNVSPDTLNRENCKEYDVAPQVGHRFCKDFPGFIPSLLGNLLEERQKIKKRMKESKDPVEKKLLDYRQRAIKILANSYYGYYGYAKARWYCKECAESVTAWGRQYIDLVRRELESRGFKVLYIDTDGLYATIPGAKHEEIKEKALKFVEYINSKLPGLLELEYEGFYARGFFVTKKKYALIDEEGKIVTRGLEIVRRDWSEIAKETQAKVLEAILKHGNVDEAVKIVKEVTEKLSKYEIPPEKLVIYEQITRPLSEYKAIGPHVAVAKRLAAKGVKVKPGMVIGYIVLRGDGPISKRAIAIEEFDPKKHKYDAEYYIENQVLPAVERILRAFGYRKEDLKYQKTKQVGLGAWLKF; encoded by the coding sequence ATGATAATCGATGCTGATTACATAACGGAAGATGGCAAGCCGATAATAAGGATATTCAAAAAGGAAAAGGGAGAGTTTAAGGTAGAATACGATAGGACGTTTAGACCCTACATTTATGCTCTTTTAAAGGATGATTCGGCCATAGATGAGGTTAAGAAGATAACCGCCGAGAGGCACGGAAAGATAGTCAGGATAACCGAGGTTGAGAAAGTCCAGAAGAAATTCCTAGGAAGGCCAATAGAAGTCTGGAAGCTCTATCTTGAGCATCCCCAGGATGTTCCAGCCATAAGAGAGAAGATAAGGGAACATCCAGCTGTAGTTGATATATTTGAATACGACATACCCTTTGCGAAGCGCTACCTCATAGACAAGGGATTGACTCCAATGGAGGGGAACGAGGAGCTAACGTTTCTAGCCGTTGATATAGAAACATTGTACCATGAAGGAGAGGAGTTCGGGAAAGGGCCAATAATAATGATCAGCTACGCCGACGAGGAAGGGGCCAAGGTGATAACTTGGAAGAGCATAGACTTACCTTACGTTGAAGTGGTTTCGAGCGAGAGGGAGATGATAAAGAGGCTCGTGAAGGTAATTAGAGAGAAAGATCCCGACGTGATAATAACGTACAATGGTGATAATTTCGACTTTCCGTACCTCTTAAAGAGGGCTGAAAAGCTCGGAATAAAGCTCCCCCTTGGAAGGGACAATAGCGAGCCGAAAATGCAGAGGATGGGGGATTCATTAGCCGTAGAGATAAAGGGCAGAATACACTTCGATTTATTCCCCGTCATAAGAAGAACGATCAACCTTCCAACATACACCCTCGAAGCGGTTTATGAGGCTATATTTGGAAAGTCTAAGGAGAAAGTCTATGCCCATGAGATAGCTGAGGCCTGGGAAACCGGGAAAGGGCTAGAGAGGGTAGCTAAGTATTCAATGGAAGATGCGAAGGTAACCTTTGAGCTCGGAAAGGAGTTCTTCCCGATGGAAGCCCAGCTAGCTAGGCTCGTTGGCCAGCCAGTTTGGGACGTTTCAAGGTCGAGCACCGGAAACCTCGTTGAGTGGTTTCTCCTTAGGAAGGCCTACGAGAGAAATGAGCTCGCGCCCAATAAACCGGACGAGAGGGAATACGAGAGAAGGCTAAGAGAGAGCTATGAAGGGGGTTACGTTAAGGAGCCAGAGAAGGGATTGTGGGAAGGGATAGTCAGCTTAGACTTTAGGTCCCTATATCCCTCTATAATTATAACTCACAACGTCTCACCAGACACTTTGAATAGAGAAAATTGCAAGGAATATGACGTTGCCCCCCAAGTGGGGCACAGATTCTGCAAGGATTTCCCAGGATTCATACCAAGCTTACTGGGTAACCTACTGGAGGAGAGACAAAAGATAAAAAAGAGAATGAAAGAAAGTAAAGATCCCGTCGAGAAGAAACTCCTTGATTACAGACAGAGAGCTATAAAAATACTTGCAAACAGCTATTATGGCTATTATGGATATGCAAAGGCCAGATGGTACTGTAAAGAGTGTGCAGAGAGCGTAACCGCATGGGGAAGGCAGTACATAGACCTGGTTAGGAGGGAACTTGAGAGCAGAGGATTTAAAGTTCTCTACATAGACACAGATGGCCTCTACGCAACGATTCCTGGAGCCAAGCATGAGGAAATAAAAGAGAAGGCATTGAAGTTCGTCGAGTACATAAACTCCAAGTTACCTGGGCTTCTTGAATTGGAATACGAAGGTTTCTACGCGAGAGGGTTCTTCGTGACGAAGAAAAAGTACGCACTAATCGACGAGGAAGGAAAGATAGTTACGAGGGGGCTCGAAATAGTAAGGAGAGATTGGAGTGAAATAGCAAAGGAGACCCAGGCCAAGGTTCTCGAGGCAATACTCAAGCACGGTAACGTTGATGAGGCCGTAAAAATAGTAAAGGAGGTTACAGAAAAACTCAGTAAATATGAAATACCACCCGAAAAGCTTGTAATTTATGAGCAGATAACGAGGCCTCTGAGCGAGTATAAAGCGATAGGCCCTCACGTTGCAGTAGCTAAAAGGCTCGCAGCGAAGGGAGTAAAAGTTAAGCCAGGGATGGTTATCGGTTACATAGTTTTGAGGGGAGACGGGCCAATAAGCAAGAGGGCCATAGCTATAGAGGAGTTCGATCCCAAAAAGCATAAGTACGATGCCGAATACTACATAGAGAACCAAGTTCTGCCAGCGGTGGAGAGGATATTGAGAGCATTTGGTTATCGCAAGGAGGATTTGAAGTATCAAAAAACTAAACAAGTGGGCCTTGGAGCATGGCTTAAGTTCTAG
- a CDS encoding glutamate cyclase domain-containing protein, with protein sequence MRWKKVIDHLIATDIGNRDSERLYLLYKSKRPDYFSNALNILLNSKNILIISDFPIPPSMIPETDGPPGALALALALEALGKRATILTQEIVKEGLKDFHSRVVTEFPNVSDFSCLVSIETPGRNREGKYLSFSGLEIRVRPYDELFLKAEKLGIPSIGIGDGGNEIGMGNLEIKDERFSIIRADELIIAGVSNWGAYGLVAGLSIEAGENLLKDYNEKEVVENLVEVGLIDGITKRREMSVDGIPLTLHEKIIELLNEIIILNIP encoded by the coding sequence ATGAGGTGGAAGAAGGTGATAGACCATCTAATAGCGACTGACATTGGAAACAGGGATTCTGAGCGTTTGTACTTACTTTACAAGTCTAAGAGGCCTGATTATTTTTCGAATGCTCTAAACATCCTTTTGAATTCGAAAAATATTCTAATAATCTCAGACTTTCCAATTCCTCCATCGATGATCCCAGAAACGGATGGTCCTCCTGGAGCGCTGGCTTTAGCTTTAGCCTTGGAAGCTTTAGGGAAGAGAGCTACAATTTTAACCCAGGAAATCGTGAAAGAAGGGTTAAAAGATTTTCATTCAAGGGTAGTCACTGAATTTCCAAACGTTAGTGATTTCTCTTGTCTGGTTAGCATTGAAACCCCGGGAAGAAATCGAGAAGGTAAATACCTCTCATTCTCTGGCCTTGAAATAAGGGTTAGACCATATGATGAGCTCTTCCTGAAAGCAGAGAAGCTGGGAATTCCAAGTATAGGGATTGGGGACGGTGGTAATGAGATAGGCATGGGGAACTTGGAGATAAAGGATGAGCGGTTCTCAATAATAAGGGCGGACGAGTTGATAATAGCTGGAGTTTCAAACTGGGGGGCATACGGGTTAGTTGCCGGCCTATCGATTGAGGCTGGTGAGAATTTGCTAAAGGATTATAATGAGAAGGAAGTCGTTGAGAATTTAGTCGAAGTTGGCTTGATAGATGGCATAACTAAGAGGAGAGAGATGAGCGTTGATGGGATACCTCT
- a CDS encoding DUF257 family protein yields the protein MEPQEFERYIGATFVDKALCYDVILHSSYEPIDLIFYMVLNALKEREIPYIIVDIMDQLSVLRNHLRLLGLKTDVIDSAKVVKLGGFIKTGNVVKRIEIGSDIGVWRKQLFITLEKHGEKDGFTINVGLERLLKTMENNYIESELFFTLVGKMALQDPNGKGIVFINSSFLKKDIVLELIELASRVFRVKISGVLGSYKLIIRPIKSINFMELEEELVVDLKDLPGYLLRYGNIRRSESFGIEVTPE from the coding sequence GTGGAACCTCAAGAGTTTGAGAGGTACATAGGAGCAACGTTCGTCGATAAGGCTCTATGCTATGACGTCATTCTCCATTCCTCCTACGAGCCAATAGACCTAATCTTCTATATGGTCTTGAATGCTCTAAAGGAAAGGGAGATCCCCTACATAATAGTGGACATAATGGATCAGCTCTCAGTTTTGAGAAACCACCTTAGGCTATTGGGTCTGAAGACCGATGTTATAGATAGTGCCAAGGTCGTTAAACTTGGTGGATTTATAAAGACGGGCAACGTAGTGAAGAGAATAGAAATAGGCTCGGATATTGGAGTTTGGAGAAAGCAACTTTTCATTACCCTTGAGAAGCATGGGGAAAAAGACGGGTTTACTATAAACGTCGGCTTAGAGAGGCTTCTAAAAACAATGGAGAATAACTACATTGAAAGCGAACTCTTCTTCACATTAGTTGGGAAAATGGCTCTCCAGGATCCGAACGGTAAAGGAATAGTTTTCATTAATTCCTCGTTCCTTAAGAAGGACATAGTTCTTGAACTGATAGAGCTAGCTTCAAGAGTCTTTAGAGTTAAGATTTCTGGGGTTCTAGGCTCCTATAAGCTCATAATTAGACCGATAAAGTCAATAAACTTCATGGAACTTGAGGAAGAACTTGTAGTTGACTTAAAGGATCTTCCGGGATACCTGTTGAGATACGGTAATATTAGGAGAAGCGAAAGCTTTGGCATTGAAGTGACACCCGAGTAG
- a CDS encoding Maf-like protein, with protein sequence MIILASSSPRRREILGKFFDIKVYPSEIDERSNARSPKERALDLARKKALAVHSRFPNDTIVAADTIVVLDGEVLGKPKSEREARVMLEKLSGKVHSVITGYCIIHNGKVVGGVEETKVKFRNLSEDLIEWYLSTEEWKDKAGSYGIQGYASIFVEWIQGDYYNVVGLPIKVVVELIKLGFKPRPKR encoded by the coding sequence ATGATAATCCTAGCATCATCAAGTCCTAGAAGAAGAGAGATACTGGGAAAATTCTTCGATATCAAAGTTTACCCAAGCGAAATAGACGAGAGGAGCAATGCTAGAAGTCCAAAGGAGAGAGCTCTAGATTTGGCTAGGAAAAAGGCTCTAGCAGTGCATTCAAGGTTTCCCAACGATACGATAGTAGCAGCCGACACCATCGTAGTTTTGGATGGAGAAGTACTTGGAAAACCGAAAAGCGAAAGAGAAGCTAGGGTTATGCTCGAAAAGCTAAGTGGAAAAGTTCACAGTGTCATCACGGGGTACTGTATAATTCACAATGGAAAGGTGGTAGGGGGAGTTGAGGAAACGAAAGTGAAGTTCAGGAATTTAAGTGAGGATTTAATAGAATGGTACCTCTCCACCGAAGAGTGGAAGGACAAGGCTGGAAGCTATGGGATTCAAGGATACGCCTCGATCTTCGTTGAATGGATCCAAGGGGATTACTATAACGTCGTCGGACTTCCCATCAAAGTTGTTGTCGAACTGATAAAGTTAGGATTCAAGCCAAGGCCAAAGAGATAA
- a CDS encoding 30S ribosomal protein S27e — protein sequence MALPRNVIPMPRSRFLRVKCIDCGNEQIVFSHPATRVRCNVCGATLVEPTGGKGIIRAKILEVLE from the coding sequence ATGGCATTGCCAAGGAACGTTATTCCAATGCCGAGGTCAAGGTTCCTGAGGGTTAAGTGCATTGACTGTGGGAATGAGCAGATAGTCTTCAGCCATCCAGCAACAAGGGTCAGGTGCAACGTTTGCGGTGCAACCCTAGTTGAGCCAACTGGCGGAAAGGGAATAATAAGGGCTAAGATCCTTGAGGTTTTAGAGTGA
- a CDS encoding 6-pyruvoyl trahydropterin synthase family protein, translated as MKRVVSIKRRIYWTKEFDSSHFLELEYESKCRRLHGHTYRVEVEIEGEPNEHGMIFDFNHLSELIKTLDHKVIVSEKWVRYEEGYVLIEKNDKLLKLPRSEVVVIDKPNVTAEYIAEWISERILENAGENVREIRVRVWEDPRSYAEITLTLKPQGS; from the coding sequence ATGAAGAGGGTTGTAAGCATCAAGAGAAGAATCTACTGGACGAAGGAATTTGATAGCAGCCATTTCCTTGAGCTTGAGTACGAGAGTAAGTGCAGGAGGCTTCATGGACACACGTATAGGGTGGAAGTTGAAATCGAAGGGGAGCCGAATGAACATGGCATGATATTCGACTTCAACCACCTCTCCGAGTTAATAAAGACGCTAGACCATAAAGTCATAGTCAGCGAGAAGTGGGTTAGATACGAGGAGGGATACGTTTTAATAGAGAAGAACGACAAGCTACTCAAATTGCCCAGAAGCGAGGTTGTGGTAATTGACAAACCAAACGTCACAGCCGAGTACATTGCAGAATGGATAAGCGAAAGAATTCTAGAGAACGCAGGAGAAAACGTTAGGGAAATAAGAGTTAGGGTGTGGGAAGACCCCAGGAGTTATGCGGAAATTACACTCACTCTAAAACCTCAAGGATCTTAG
- a CDS encoding 50S ribosomal protein L44e has translation MKYPKQIRTYCPFCKRHTIHKVERVKKRPRSELSAGQRRFRRILKGYGGFPRPKPEGREKPVKKLDLRFRCTVCGKAHTRGRGFRVKKFELVEV, from the coding sequence ATGAAGTACCCGAAGCAGATAAGGACGTACTGCCCGTTTTGTAAGAGGCACACTATTCATAAAGTTGAAAGGGTAAAGAAGAGGCCCAGGAGTGAGCTTAGCGCTGGTCAGAGAAGATTCAGAAGAATACTTAAGGGTTACGGAGGTTTCCCAAGGCCGAAGCCAGAGGGCAGGGAGAAGCCAGTTAAAAAGCTAGACCTGAGGTTTAGGTGCACCGTCTGCGGTAAGGCCCACACGAGAGGAAGAGGATTCAGGGTAAAGAAGTTCGAGCTTGTGGAGGTGTGA
- the eno gene encoding phosphopyruvate hydratase, whose amino-acid sequence MENPYEIVAVIAREILDSRGNPTVEVDVHTPISMGRAAVPSGASTGTHEAVELRDGGKRYHGKGVRRAVENVNKIIAPELVGMDVRWQREIDRLLIELDGTENKSNLGANAILAVSLAVAKAAANALELPLYQYLGGVNAYVLPVPLSNVINGGVHAGNDLDFQEFMIMPIGANSFREAIRWVSETYHVLKKVIAEKYGKNAVNVGDEGGFAPPMKEVTEPLDVLIKAIEEAGYKPGEEIALALDAASSEFYKDGKYIVSGKEYTREELLELYKELTSTYPIVSIEDPFHEEDWEGFVMITRELGKKVQIVGDDLFVTNPKRLKKGIEMGAANALLLKVNQIGTLTEAMDAAYMAFRAGYGVVVSHRSGETEDATIADLAVALNAGQIKTGAPARSDRNAKYNQLIRIEEELEGVAVYAGKNFRKVFF is encoded by the coding sequence ATGGAGAACCCCTATGAAATTGTGGCCGTTATTGCAAGGGAGATTCTCGACAGTAGGGGCAACCCAACGGTTGAAGTTGACGTCCACACGCCAATTTCCATGGGAAGGGCCGCGGTTCCAAGCGGTGCCTCAACCGGAACTCACGAGGCCGTTGAACTGAGGGATGGCGGAAAGAGGTACCATGGAAAAGGTGTTAGGAGAGCAGTTGAGAACGTGAACAAGATAATAGCCCCAGAATTAGTTGGAATGGATGTTAGATGGCAGAGGGAGATAGATAGACTTCTAATAGAACTTGATGGAACCGAGAACAAGAGCAACCTTGGAGCAAACGCAATTCTAGCAGTTTCATTAGCAGTTGCAAAAGCAGCGGCCAATGCGCTCGAGTTACCCTTATACCAGTATCTTGGTGGCGTAAATGCATACGTCCTTCCCGTTCCACTAAGCAACGTCATCAACGGTGGTGTTCATGCTGGCAATGACCTTGACTTTCAAGAGTTCATGATAATGCCAATAGGAGCAAACTCGTTCAGGGAAGCGATAAGATGGGTCAGCGAAACGTACCACGTGTTGAAGAAGGTAATAGCAGAAAAGTACGGAAAGAATGCAGTGAACGTTGGAGATGAGGGTGGATTTGCTCCTCCGATGAAGGAGGTAACCGAACCATTAGACGTTCTTATAAAGGCAATAGAGGAGGCAGGTTATAAACCTGGTGAGGAAATAGCGCTCGCGTTAGATGCAGCTTCCAGCGAATTCTATAAGGATGGGAAGTATATAGTTAGCGGAAAAGAGTACACGAGGGAAGAGCTGCTAGAGCTGTACAAGGAGCTAACATCGACATATCCCATAGTTTCCATAGAAGATCCATTCCACGAGGAGGACTGGGAAGGATTCGTGATGATAACTAGGGAACTAGGGAAGAAGGTTCAGATAGTTGGAGACGACCTCTTCGTGACGAATCCGAAGAGACTAAAGAAGGGAATAGAGATGGGAGCGGCAAATGCCCTGCTCTTAAAGGTCAACCAGATAGGAACGTTAACCGAGGCAATGGACGCAGCATACATGGCATTTAGGGCTGGATATGGAGTTGTAGTTTCCCATAGAAGTGGAGAGACAGAAGATGCAACGATAGCAGATTTGGCAGTTGCACTAAATGCGGGCCAGATAAAGACTGGAGCACCTGCTAGGAGCGATAGAAATGCTAAGTACAACCAGCTTATAAGGATAGAGGAAGAGCTTGAAGGGGTTGCAGTTTACGCGGGCAAGAACTTCAGGAAGGTATTCTTCTGA
- a CDS encoding TIGR02253 family HAD-type hydrolase — protein MVRAILFDLDETLISERPLVLFILPQVYEILAKRLNVSKSEAREIFLGEIERMRGRYEWHDWNYFFRRFSLPFKFEELILSYPEKITVLPGVRDTLEILREKYRLAIVTSGPRYQILKLKVSGLLDYFDAVITRDDVKAIKPNPKIFIAALERLKVEPNKAVMVGDSLEQDVLGAKALGIKTVWINQKGDNGYNLPDFEISSISELLEVLEDEGDI, from the coding sequence ATGGTGAGGGCGATATTGTTTGACTTGGATGAAACTTTAATCTCTGAAAGGCCGTTAGTCCTCTTCATACTACCTCAAGTTTACGAAATATTAGCTAAGAGGCTCAACGTTTCAAAGTCCGAAGCTAGGGAGATATTCCTGGGAGAGATTGAAAGGATGAGGGGAAGATATGAGTGGCATGACTGGAACTACTTTTTCAGAAGATTTTCCCTTCCATTTAAGTTTGAGGAACTGATACTAAGTTATCCAGAGAAAATTACGGTTCTTCCAGGTGTCAGGGACACTCTCGAGATTCTTAGGGAGAAGTATAGGCTTGCCATCGTAACCAGCGGGCCTAGGTACCAGATACTTAAACTTAAGGTTTCTGGGCTTTTGGATTACTTCGATGCCGTAATAACGAGGGACGATGTAAAAGCGATAAAACCGAATCCAAAGATATTCATAGCGGCCCTTGAAAGATTAAAAGTCGAGCCTAATAAAGCCGTTATGGTTGGGGACAGCCTTGAGCAAGACGTACTTGGGGCTAAGGCCCTGGGAATAAAAACTGTGTGGATAAATCAAAAAGGTGATAATGGTTATAACTTACCTGACTTCGAGATATCATCGATTTCGGAGCTGTTGGAGGTGCTTGAAGATGAAGGTGATATTTGA
- the hxlAB gene encoding bifunctional 3-hexulose-6-phosphate synthase/6-phospho-3-hexuloisomerase, with protein sequence MILQVALDLTDIEQAISIAEKAARGGAHWLEVGTPLIKKEGMRAVELLKRRFPDRKIVADLKTMDTGALEVEMAARHGADVVSILGVADDKTIKDALAVARKYGIKVMVDLIGVKDKVQRAKELEQMGVHYILVHTGIDEQAQGKSPLEDLEKVVKAVKVPVAVAGGLNLETIPKVIELGATIIIVGSAITKAKDPEAVTRKIIDLFWDEYMRTIRKAMKDITEHIEEVADKLKLEEVRGLVDAMIGANKIFIYGAGRSGLVGKAFAMRLMHLDFNVYVVGETITPAFEEGDLLIAISGSGETRTIVDAAEIAKQQGGKVVAITSYRDSTLGKLADVVVEIPGRTKADLPTDYIARQMLTKYKWTAPMGTLFEDSTMIFLDGIIALLMATFQKTEKDMRKKHATLE encoded by the coding sequence ATGATACTTCAAGTGGCTCTCGACTTAACCGACATAGAACAGGCTATTTCTATAGCGGAAAAAGCCGCTCGTGGCGGTGCCCATTGGCTTGAGGTTGGAACACCCCTAATCAAGAAGGAGGGCATGAGGGCCGTTGAACTTTTGAAGAGACGCTTCCCAGATAGGAAGATAGTGGCAGACTTGAAGACCATGGATACTGGGGCTTTAGAAGTCGAGATGGCAGCTAGACATGGAGCTGATGTGGTTTCAATCCTGGGCGTTGCTGATGATAAAACGATAAAAGATGCCCTAGCCGTTGCGAGGAAATACGGGATTAAAGTAATGGTGGATTTAATTGGGGTCAAAGATAAAGTTCAGAGGGCCAAAGAGCTTGAGCAGATGGGAGTTCACTACATATTAGTTCACACGGGGATAGACGAGCAGGCCCAGGGGAAGAGCCCCCTTGAGGACCTTGAAAAGGTCGTTAAGGCCGTTAAGGTTCCAGTTGCCGTTGCTGGAGGTCTTAATCTGGAGACGATTCCAAAGGTTATAGAGCTCGGTGCAACAATAATAATAGTTGGAAGCGCTATAACGAAGGCGAAAGATCCTGAGGCTGTAACTAGGAAGATAATAGACCTGTTCTGGGACGAGTACATGAGAACCATTAGGAAGGCCATGAAGGACATAACCGAGCACATCGAGGAAGTCGCTGATAAGCTTAAACTTGAGGAAGTTAGAGGATTGGTTGATGCCATGATTGGTGCCAATAAGATATTCATTTATGGCGCTGGAAGGAGTGGCCTCGTTGGAAAGGCATTTGCCATGAGGCTTATGCACCTTGACTTTAATGTCTATGTCGTTGGAGAGACGATAACGCCGGCATTTGAAGAGGGAGACCTTTTGATTGCGATAAGCGGTTCAGGCGAGACTAGGACGATAGTCGATGCCGCTGAGATAGCTAAGCAACAAGGTGGTAAGGTCGTTGCGATAACATCTTACAGGGATTCAACGTTGGGTAAGCTCGCCGATGTTGTCGTTGAAATCCCTGGAAGGACTAAAGCCGACCTTCCAACGGATTACATAGCGAGGCAAATGCTTACCAAGTATAAGTGGACCGCTCCAATGGGAACTCTCTTCGAGGATTCAACCATGATATTCCTAGATGGAATAATTGCACTCCTAATGGCAACGTTCCAGAAGACCGAGAAGGACATGAGGAAGAAGCATGCGACACTCGAGTAA
- a CDS encoding FtsZ/tubulin family protein has product MRPVFIGVGNHGIRIVLSVKCGGCKRVPINPNGYIFTRDLFIKKLEELLWGLEKNSHVWIIFEEKQINTRIVEEILDRAPGDLLKFAYVLSPGKELVFEEKPSWASYFETVFYDSLWEFLKGKEKKPLWQAYNEATLSIGEMFSKLYYYLKTQMLVNVDMADFMQIVRGGNVGILRILRTVDFEWHWGIWERGLINILAGKDISLEKVMGILSRFQEILKDKDVIWGVKTDEGIRGVEVLALLVRRW; this is encoded by the coding sequence ATGAGGCCAGTTTTTATTGGGGTTGGCAATCATGGAATAAGGATAGTGCTTTCGGTTAAATGTGGGGGATGTAAAAGAGTCCCCATAAATCCCAACGGTTACATCTTCACTAGGGACTTGTTTATTAAGAAGTTAGAGGAACTGCTTTGGGGCTTAGAGAAAAATTCTCACGTCTGGATTATATTTGAAGAGAAGCAGATTAACACTAGGATAGTTGAAGAAATATTGGATAGGGCCCCAGGAGACCTCCTAAAGTTTGCGTACGTTCTTAGCCCGGGAAAGGAGCTCGTGTTTGAAGAAAAACCTTCCTGGGCAAGCTATTTTGAGACGGTATTTTATGACTCCCTTTGGGAGTTCCTTAAAGGGAAGGAGAAAAAGCCACTATGGCAGGCCTACAATGAGGCCACCCTTTCGATAGGTGAGATGTTTTCAAAGCTGTACTACTATCTCAAGACCCAGATGCTCGTTAACGTTGACATGGCAGATTTCATGCAGATAGTTAGGGGAGGAAACGTTGGAATACTAAGAATCCTCAGGACAGTTGACTTCGAGTGGCACTGGGGGATATGGGAAAGGGGGTTAATAAACATCCTAGCGGGTAAGGACATTTCCCTCGAAAAAGTCATGGGGATTCTCTCAAGATTCCAGGAAATATTGAAGGATAAAGATGTAATTTGGGGAGTTAAGACTGACGAGGGGATTAGGGGAGTTGAAGTGTTAGCTTTGTTGGTGAGGAGATGGTGA
- a CDS encoding type II toxin-antitoxin system VapC family toxin — translation MKLFLDTNILVYLALGSVDPSYETSIDEFYRDLMKGHELYTDVLVLDEFIYILKRKYGVPYEKAITFIEETVIPVVKILPITFLDYLTAKDVMLKYKLKPSDAFHVAVIQNNGLQAIVSEDEDFDRLPLKRLWLRD, via the coding sequence GTGAAGCTCTTTTTAGATACAAATATCCTAGTTTATCTTGCTTTAGGTAGTGTTGATCCAAGTTACGAAACATCAATTGATGAATTTTATAGAGACCTCATGAAGGGTCATGAGCTTTACACGGATGTCTTGGTTCTCGACGAGTTCATTTATATCCTCAAGAGAAAATATGGAGTCCCCTATGAAAAAGCAATAACGTTCATCGAGGAGACTGTAATACCGGTTGTAAAAATACTCCCTATAACATTTCTCGACTATCTAACGGCTAAGGACGTTATGCTTAAATATAAATTAAAGCCATCTGACGCCTTTCATGTCGCCGTGATTCAGAATAATGGTCTTCAGGCTATAGTAAGTGAAGATGAAGATTTCGACAGGCTCCCCCTAAAGAGGCTATGGTTGAGGGATTAA
- a CDS encoding MBL fold metallo-hydrolase → MIEITFLGAGGGRFVTITQVRSTGGFFIKASKNIFVDPGPGALVRMIRYKLDPRKIDVLFISHRHTDHCNDAEVIVEGMTYGVTKKRGTLIGSRSVVYGDEDHTPALSKYHLEALEEVHAPNPGDRFRLGNEEMIITPSQHSDPTTIGFRLKTSLGDISYIADTEYFPELVSWHDGSRVLIASVTRPRDMKIPYHLSTDDIVYMLKAMKQRPEVLVMTHLGMKMHFAGPYKEAQYIQNVTGVKTYVAKEGFRVTIDKEIKVKTLRPARFV, encoded by the coding sequence ATGATAGAGATTACGTTCCTGGGTGCCGGTGGGGGCAGGTTCGTGACGATAACTCAAGTAAGATCTACGGGTGGATTCTTCATCAAGGCAAGCAAAAATATCTTTGTGGACCCTGGGCCTGGAGCGCTAGTTAGGATGATTAGATATAAGCTAGACCCCAGGAAGATAGATGTTCTCTTCATCTCGCATAGACACACCGATCACTGCAACGATGCCGAGGTGATCGTTGAGGGGATGACCTATGGGGTAACTAAGAAGAGGGGAACCCTAATAGGTTCTAGAAGCGTGGTTTATGGGGACGAGGATCATACCCCAGCCCTGAGCAAGTACCACTTGGAGGCATTAGAGGAAGTCCATGCTCCTAATCCTGGGGACAGGTTTAGGCTAGGAAATGAGGAGATGATAATAACTCCATCCCAGCACAGCGACCCAACAACTATAGGCTTTAGATTAAAAACTAGCCTTGGGGATATCTCGTACATAGCGGATACTGAGTATTTTCCAGAGCTGGTAAGCTGGCACGATGGGTCGAGAGTTTTGATAGCCTCAGTAACGAGGCCCAGGGACATGAAGATTCCCTACCACTTATCAACCGACGACATAGTTTACATGCTCAAGGCAATGAAGCAAAGGCCTGAAGTTCTCGTGATGACGCATCTCGGCATGAAGATGCACTTCGCTGGTCCCTATAAGGAGGCCCAGTACATCCAAAACGTTACCGGCGTGAAAACCTATGTGGCTAAGGAAGGGTTCAGGGTTACTATAGACAAGGAAATTAAAGTGAAAACCCTTAGACCGGCGAGGTTCGTTTAG